In one Brassica oleracea var. oleracea cultivar TO1000 chromosome C9, BOL, whole genome shotgun sequence genomic region, the following are encoded:
- the LOC106314649 gene encoding uncharacterized protein LOC106314649, with protein sequence MPCSHAIATALKANVKVEGLVGDLYTINYLKAAYAEHVLPPVELGSGHRLADDVASITLNPPATRRPPGRPRKKRFFSRGEVKMKKIPRRYCSRCKGLEHNRATCKQAI encoded by the exons ATGCCATGTTCCCATGCAATTGCGACGGCGTTGAAAGCTAACGTTAAGGTGGAGGGATTAGTTGGTGATCTGTACACTATCAATTATCTGAAGGCAGCGTATGCAGAACATGTTTTACCGCCTGTTGAGTTGGGCAGCGGTCATAGGTTGGCTGATGATGTTGCTTCAATTACTCTCAACCCACCAGCTACGAGACGACCACCAGGGAGACCAAGAAAGAAGAGATTCTTCTCGCGTGGAGAAGTTAAG ATGAAGAAGATACCCAGAAGGTATTGCAGCCGTTGCAAGGGGCTAGAGCATAATCGTGCAACATGCAAGCAAGCAATATAA
- the LOC106313236 gene encoding nitrilase-like protein 2, which produces MNTCFASVDLTKASLSTQIPMATVKKTVRVAAAQMTSVNDMMANFNTCSRLVQEAASAGAKLICFPENFSYMGEKSGDSVKIAESLDGPVMQRYCSLARDTNMWLSLGGFQERFDDTHLYNTHVVIDDTGMIQSTYQKMHLFDVDVPGGSSYEESSFTVPGKNIVSVDSPVGRLGLTVCYDLRFPKIYQQLRFDQKAQVILVPSAFTTVTGDAHWEILLRSRAIETQCYVIAASQAGKHNEKRESYGDTLIIDPWGSVVGRLPDRFSTGITVADIDFSLLESVRTKMPIDKQRVSIDL; this is translated from the exons ATGAACACTTGCTTTGCTTCTGTCGACTTGACCAAAGCTTCTCTGTCTACCCAAATTCCAATGGCTACCGTCAAGAAGACGGTTCGCGTCGCCGCTGCTCAGATGACATCCGTCAATGATATGATGGCGAATTTCAACACCTGCTCTCGTCTCGTTCAA GAAGCAGCATCGGCTGGTGCTAAGCTGATTTGCTTCCCTGAGAACTTCTCCTATATGGGCGAGAAATCAGGAGACAGTGTGAAAATCGCTGAATCATTAGACGGGCCAGTCATGCAACGGTATTGCTCTCTCGCCAG GGACACAAATATGTGGTTGTCTCTTGGAGGCTTCCAAGAAAGATTTGATGATACCCATTTGTATAATACACATGTCGTGATCGATGATACTGGGATGATACAAAGCACTTATCAGAAAATGCATTT GTTTGATGTTGATGTTCCTGGTGGAAGCTCATACGAAGAAAGCAGCTTTACGGTTCCAG GGAAGAATATTGTTTCCGTAGACAGTCCTGTTGGGCGCTTAGGCCTTACTGTGTGCTACGATTTGAGGTTTCCTAAGATTTATCAGCAACTGAGATTCGACCAGAAAGCTCAG GTTATACTGGTACCATCAGCTTTCACCACGGTCACTGGGGATGCACACTGGGAGATTCTTCTCCGATCCCGAGCTATTGAAACACAATGTTAT GTAATAGCTGCTTCTCAAGCTGGAAAACATAATGAGAAAAGAGAAAGTTATGGGGACACACTGATCATTGATCCGTGGGGATCTGTGGTTGGAAGATTACCTG ATCGTTTTTCCACTGGCATTACCGTGGCAGATATCGATTTTTCGCTGCTTGAGTCAGTGAGAACTAAAATGCCAATTGATAAG CAACGTGTCTCCATAGATCTCTAA